From one Anopheles cruzii chromosome 3, idAnoCruzAS_RS32_06, whole genome shotgun sequence genomic stretch:
- the LOC128274074 gene encoding mediator of RNA polymerase II transcription subunit 13, with protein MHHPTRHLVAILWLASAIAAVPIRQGQLLAAVQRQYDGSRPEANDATGFLQELSEERSADVVAAATGQPPAVAASGAPADARPPAAPSAGETSGARKHKMLGYFGLYAPSAVPAMAFGQLPYGYPLYTSMLDYYDDYSMGAGSYPSLNMLANMQSYPPNMYANMPNGFGSYPSMASQGPQLSPSLQQHLANLLQQQQQQQQQQQQLQQQQATNPQLAAQFANLDANAASLGSFQSLAASFAAGNDNFQLDDEDILSRHSQATRRRPPGQVKNSPIYYIRLPPTPYMFVPGVGYISQPPTIQPMAAPIPQYPQLGPPVTMSPFYQLPINFVSNGKPSGIYQWNGGPAQGAAPTPPPQPAFALPYPRPQRPAYMPSPFIQDSKVTHLKGPFLFNGRPEEIFLLQNAFNPLFQSPLAGYY; from the exons ATGCACCACCCCACACGCCACCTGGTGGCCATTCTGTGGCTGGCGTCGGCCATCGCGGCCGTCCCGATACGCCAGGGTCAGCTCCTGGCGGCGGTGCAGCGCCAGTACGATGGGAGTCGCCCCGAAGCCAACGATGCCACCGGATTCCTGCAGGAGCTGAGCGAAGAACGGTCGGCTGATGTGGTAGCGGCCGCTACCGGAcaaccaccggcggtggcggcttcggGGGCACCAGCGGATGCGCGTCCTCCGGCGGCGCCGTCTGCCGGTGAGACATCGGGCGCCCGGAAACACAAGATGCTCGGCTACTTTGGGCTGTACGCACCGAGCGCGGTGCCGGCGATGGCGTTCGGTCAGCTGCCCTACGGCTACCCGCTCTACACATCGATGCTGGACTACTACGACGACTACTC CATGGGCGCCGGATCCTATCCGAGTCTTAACATGCTCGCCAACATGCAGAGTTATCCGCCCAACATGTACGCCAACATGCCGAACGGCTTCGGCTCGTACCCCTCGATGGCCAGCCAAGGGCCGCAGCTTTCGCCCAGCCTGCAGCAACACCTTGCCAACCTTctacaacaacagcagcagcagcagcagcaacagcaacaactgcagcagcaacaggcgacgaacccgcaGTTGGCGGCCCAGTTTGCGAACCTGGACGCAAACGCGGCCTCTCTCGGGAGCTTCCAGAGCCTGGCGGCCAGTTTCGCCGCCGGCAACGACAACTTCCAGCTGGACGACGAGGACATCCTGTCGCGCCACAGCCAGGCGACGAGACGGCGCCCGCCGGGGCAGGTGAAGAACTCGCCCATCTACTACATCCggctgccgccgacgccgtACATGTTCGTGCCGGGCGTGGGCTACATCTCGCAGCCCCCGACCATCCAGCCGATGGCCGCCCCGATCCCTCAGTACCCGCAGCTCGGCCCACCCGTCACCATGAGCCCGTTCTACCAGCTGCCGATCAACTTCGTCTCGAACGGTAAACCGTCCGGCATCTACCAGTGGAACGGTGGCCCGGCGCAGGGCGCGGCACCCACCCCACCGCCGCAGCCTGCATTCGCCCTGCCGTACCCCAGACCGCAGCGGCCCGCTTACATGCCGTCGCCCTTCATCCAGGACTCGAAGGTGACGCACCTGAAGGGCCCGTTCCTGTtcaacggccggccggaagagATCTTCCTGCTGCAGAACGCCTTCAACCCGCTGTTCCAGAGCCCCCTGGCTGGCTACTACTAG